One region of Catenuloplanes indicus genomic DNA includes:
- a CDS encoding lactonase family protein, translating into MSDGELVFIGCYTSESGGRGDGISVARRDPRTGELSAPRLVATTPSPSFLARHPRLPVLYAAGELAEGRVTAWAIAADGDLTLLGEQPTGGEHPCHLAVTADGRHLVTANYGSGSVSVHPLDLLGVPGERTDLRRHAGAGPVEDRQEGPHAHMATPDPDGDRVWVIDLGVDGLFPYRLDPESGRLEPPPAPFHVRPGTGPRHLARGDGRLYLVGELDGSITGYDVAADGTLSERGRARTSEADGPVQPSEIGLGADGRFGYVANRGPDTIAVFALPGTSGIPALIGEVPSGGAWPRHFSIMTSIEPGGSEFLYVANERSDTVITFRLDPETGIPAAGGPVLELGTPTCILRA; encoded by the coding sequence ATGAGTGACGGCGAACTCGTATTCATCGGCTGCTACACCTCCGAGTCGGGCGGCCGCGGTGACGGCATCTCCGTGGCCCGCCGCGACCCGCGCACCGGCGAGCTCTCCGCGCCGCGCCTGGTCGCGACCACGCCGTCCCCGTCGTTCCTGGCCCGGCACCCGCGGCTGCCCGTGCTGTACGCGGCCGGTGAGCTGGCCGAGGGCCGGGTCACCGCGTGGGCGATCGCGGCGGACGGCGACCTGACGCTGCTCGGCGAGCAGCCCACCGGCGGCGAGCACCCGTGCCACCTGGCCGTCACCGCGGACGGCCGGCACCTGGTCACCGCGAACTACGGCAGCGGCAGCGTCTCGGTGCACCCGCTGGACCTGCTCGGCGTGCCGGGCGAGCGGACCGACCTGCGGCGGCACGCCGGGGCCGGCCCGGTCGAGGACCGGCAGGAGGGGCCGCACGCCCACATGGCCACGCCGGACCCGGACGGCGACCGGGTGTGGGTGATCGACCTCGGCGTGGACGGGCTCTTCCCGTACCGGCTCGATCCGGAGAGCGGCCGGCTGGAGCCACCGCCGGCGCCGTTCCACGTCCGTCCCGGCACCGGCCCGCGGCACCTGGCCCGCGGGGACGGCCGTCTCTATCTGGTGGGCGAGCTGGACGGCTCGATCACCGGTTACGACGTGGCCGCGGACGGCACGCTGAGTGAGCGCGGCCGGGCGCGGACCAGCGAGGCGGACGGGCCGGTGCAGCCGTCCGAGATCGGTCTCGGCGCGGACGGACGATTCGGATATGTCGCCAACCGCGGCCCGGACACGATCGCCGTTTTCGCGTTGCCCGGGACTTCCGGCATTCCCGCACTGATCGGTGAGGTGCCGTCCGGCGGCGCCTGGCCGCGCCATTTCTCGATCATGACGAGCATCGAGCCCGGCGGATCGGAGTTCCTGTACGTGGCGAACGAGAGATCGGACACCGTGATCACGTTCCGCCTGGACCCGGAGACCGGAATTCCGGCCGCCGGCGGCCCTGTGCTGGAGCTCGGCACCCCGACGTGCATTCTTCGCGCTTGA
- a CDS encoding LutB/LldF family L-lactate oxidation iron-sulfur protein codes for MNGTGNIVALKPFPDAARLELDDAQLRANLRRATHTIRDKRLRVVGEVDDWEALRRAGAAIKDDVLARLPELLEQFEASVTRAGAVVHWARDADEACEIVTRLVQETAAREVVKVKSMATQEIGLNEALEAVGIEATETDLAELIVQLADDTPSHILVPAIHYNRSQIRDIFRSRMPGAAADLTDDPPALAEAARKHLRAKFLSATVGVSGANFAIADTGTLVVVESEGNGRMCLTLPQTLISVVGIEKILPTFAELEVFLQLLPRSSTGERMNPYTSMWTGVTPGDGPQATHVVLIDNGRTATLGDEVGRQALRCIRCSACLNVCPVYERVGGHAYGSVYPGPIGAILSPQMTGEGANKTLPYASSLCGACFDACPVRIDIPQVLVHLRQKGPKPPAERAAFRSLAWIMRDRRRYAAALRAARRGSAPLRGFGRLRRLPWPASAWTDSRDVPLPPKQTFREWWAKR; via the coding sequence GTGAACGGGACCGGGAACATCGTCGCGCTGAAACCGTTCCCGGACGCGGCGCGGCTGGAGCTGGACGACGCGCAACTGCGGGCGAACCTGCGACGCGCCACGCACACGATCCGGGACAAGCGGCTGCGCGTGGTCGGCGAGGTCGACGACTGGGAGGCACTGCGCCGGGCCGGTGCCGCGATCAAGGACGACGTGCTGGCCCGCCTGCCCGAGCTGCTGGAACAGTTCGAGGCGTCGGTGACCCGGGCCGGCGCGGTGGTGCACTGGGCCCGGGACGCGGACGAGGCGTGCGAGATCGTCACCCGGCTGGTCCAGGAGACCGCGGCGCGCGAGGTGGTCAAGGTCAAGTCGATGGCCACCCAGGAGATCGGGCTCAACGAGGCGCTGGAGGCGGTCGGCATCGAGGCCACCGAGACCGACCTCGCGGAGCTCATCGTGCAGCTCGCCGACGACACGCCGTCACACATCCTGGTCCCGGCGATCCACTACAACCGCAGCCAGATCCGGGACATCTTCCGGTCCCGCATGCCCGGCGCCGCGGCCGACCTGACCGACGACCCGCCCGCGCTGGCCGAGGCCGCGCGCAAGCACCTGCGGGCCAAGTTCCTCAGCGCCACGGTCGGCGTCTCCGGCGCGAACTTCGCGATCGCGGACACCGGCACGCTGGTCGTGGTCGAGTCCGAGGGCAACGGGCGGATGTGCCTGACGCTGCCGCAGACGCTGATCTCCGTGGTCGGCATCGAGAAGATCCTGCCGACGTTCGCCGAGCTGGAGGTGTTCCTGCAGCTGCTGCCGCGCTCGTCGACCGGGGAGCGGATGAACCCGTACACGTCGATGTGGACCGGGGTCACGCCCGGCGACGGGCCGCAGGCCACGCACGTCGTGCTGATCGACAACGGGCGAACCGCGACGCTGGGTGACGAGGTCGGGCGGCAGGCGCTGCGGTGCATCCGCTGTTCCGCGTGCCTGAACGTGTGCCCGGTCTACGAGCGGGTGGGCGGGCACGCGTACGGGTCGGTCTATCCCGGGCCGATCGGCGCGATCCTGTCGCCGCAGATGACCGGCGAGGGTGCGAACAAGACGCTGCCGTACGCGTCGTCGCTCTGCGGCGCCTGTTTCGACGCCTGCCCGGTGCGGATCGACATCCCCCAGGTGCTGGTGCACCTGCGGCAGAAAGGGCCGAAACCCCCGGCGGAACGGGCCGCGTTCCGGTCGCTCGCCTGGATCATGCGGGACCGGCGCCGGTACGCCGCCGCGCTGCGTGCCGCCCGCCGGGGCAGCGCGCCGCTGCGCGGGTTCGGGCGCCTGCGCCGGCTGCCGTGGCCGGCCTCCGCGTGGACGGACAGCCGGGACGTGCCGCTGCCGCCGAAGCAGACCTTCCGGGAATGGTGGGCCAAGCGATGA
- a CDS encoding LutC/YkgG family protein has product MSDARTEILARVRARRPASAPPVPRDYRRDVPGIDVVEVLVDRLADYKAGVHRASAVSLADVLGGLLTASSTVVVPPGLPASWIPGPVLRDSPGAPVPVAALDAPGVTVVTGVAVAIAVTGTLILDAAPDQGRRVLSLVPDHHVCVVWMDQICGGVPAALGRLTDPARPLTLISGPSATSDIELNRVEGVHGPRRLDVVIATR; this is encoded by the coding sequence ATGAGCGACGCGCGTACGGAGATCCTGGCCCGGGTCCGGGCCCGCCGCCCAGCCTCGGCGCCGCCGGTGCCCCGCGACTACCGGCGCGACGTGCCCGGCATCGACGTGGTCGAGGTGCTGGTGGACCGGCTGGCCGACTACAAGGCCGGTGTGCACCGGGCGTCCGCGGTGTCGCTGGCGGACGTGCTCGGCGGCCTGCTGACGGCCTCGTCCACCGTGGTGGTGCCGCCCGGTCTGCCGGCCTCGTGGATCCCCGGCCCGGTCCTGCGGGACTCGCCCGGCGCACCGGTCCCGGTCGCCGCGCTCGACGCACCCGGCGTCACCGTGGTCACCGGCGTCGCGGTCGCGATCGCGGTCACCGGCACGCTGATCCTGGACGCCGCTCCGGACCAGGGCCGGCGGGTACTCAGCCTGGTGCCGGACCACCACGTCTGCGTGGTCTGGATGGACCAGATCTGCGGCGGCGTACCGGCCGCGCTCGGCCGGCTCACCGACCCGGCGCGGCCGCTCACGCTCATCTCCGGGCCGTCCGCGACCAGCGACATCGAACTCAACCGGGTGGAGGGCGTGCACGGCCCTCGCCGGCTGGACGTCGTCATCGCCACGCGCTGA
- a CDS encoding substrate-binding domain-containing protein — MALVAVVSGSYLGYRQLSQPSCTGSVPLVVAASPEIVEPIKAAADAKVVAGAGVDGRCLEVTVQAAEPVEIAAAIATKHATTLTGVGQGSGATVLPDVWVPDSSTWLQRLEQAAPGFQPLNGASVATSPVVVAMPEPLAKTMVGWPEKKLQWSELLGQMTSSDSPLKAGIVDPARDASGLSGLLALGQASAGNGNDAARVGVLRTLALNRSNLRADLMAKFPKSEDPAALANGVGLAALSEEDVIAYNATQPPVSLAALYVEPAAVALDYPFAVMPEADATKGNAADLLFGELASSPAYRDSLAKAGLRGADGSAGGGFTAPTGAPSPEAIAASAPATGGGAANGLDAAAIGRALASWTAITSPGRMLVVFDVSGSMLSPVPTAADKTRNEVMVEAAGRGLGLLDNEWWLGVWVFSTELQGSRDYRELVPIGQLSKQRDALQASLGEVQPVEGGATGLYDTVLASYLAVQEGYQADKVNSVVLFTDGQNEDANSISRDELIAQLKEKSDAKRPVRVILIGIGNEVNKEELESIAAAGGGGAFVAQDPAKIDEIFLQAIASRAATVG, encoded by the coding sequence ATGGCACTGGTCGCCGTCGTTTCCGGCTCCTACCTCGGTTACCGACAGTTATCGCAGCCCAGTTGCACCGGATCGGTGCCGCTGGTCGTCGCGGCGTCGCCGGAGATCGTCGAGCCGATCAAGGCCGCCGCCGATGCCAAGGTCGTGGCCGGTGCCGGGGTGGACGGCCGTTGTCTCGAGGTGACCGTGCAGGCCGCCGAGCCGGTCGAGATCGCGGCCGCGATCGCCACCAAGCACGCCACCACGCTGACCGGCGTCGGCCAGGGCAGCGGCGCGACCGTGCTGCCCGACGTCTGGGTGCCGGACTCGTCGACCTGGCTGCAGCGCCTCGAGCAGGCCGCGCCCGGCTTCCAGCCGCTGAACGGCGCCTCCGTCGCGACCAGCCCGGTCGTCGTGGCCATGCCGGAGCCGCTGGCCAAGACCATGGTCGGCTGGCCGGAGAAGAAGCTCCAGTGGTCCGAGCTGCTCGGGCAGATGACCAGCAGCGACTCCCCGCTGAAGGCCGGCATCGTCGACCCGGCGCGGGACGCGTCCGGCCTGTCCGGTCTGCTCGCGCTCGGGCAGGCCTCGGCCGGCAACGGCAACGACGCGGCCCGCGTGGGTGTGCTGCGCACGCTCGCGCTGAACCGGTCCAACCTGCGCGCCGACCTGATGGCGAAATTCCCGAAGTCGGAGGACCCGGCCGCGCTGGCGAACGGTGTCGGCCTGGCCGCGCTCTCCGAGGAGGACGTGATCGCGTACAACGCGACGCAGCCCCCGGTCTCGCTGGCCGCGCTCTACGTCGAACCGGCCGCGGTCGCGCTGGACTACCCGTTCGCCGTGATGCCGGAGGCGGACGCGACCAAGGGCAACGCGGCAGACCTGCTCTTCGGGGAGCTGGCGTCCAGCCCGGCGTACCGTGACTCGCTGGCCAAGGCCGGCCTGCGCGGCGCCGACGGCAGTGCGGGCGGCGGGTTCACGGCGCCGACCGGCGCGCCCAGCCCGGAGGCGATCGCCGCGTCGGCGCCCGCCACCGGCGGCGGCGCGGCGAACGGGCTGGACGCGGCCGCGATCGGCCGCGCGCTGGCCAGCTGGACCGCGATCACGTCGCCCGGCCGCATGCTCGTGGTCTTCGACGTCTCCGGCTCGATGCTCAGCCCGGTGCCCACGGCCGCGGACAAGACACGCAACGAGGTGATGGTCGAGGCGGCCGGCCGCGGCCTGGGCCTGCTCGACAACGAGTGGTGGCTCGGCGTCTGGGTGTTCTCCACCGAGTTGCAGGGCTCCCGGGACTACCGCGAGCTGGTCCCGATCGGCCAGCTCAGCAAGCAGCGGGACGCGTTGCAGGCCTCGCTCGGCGAAGTCCAGCCGGTCGAGGGCGGCGCCACCGGTCTCTACGACACCGTGCTCGCGTCCTACCTCGCGGTCCAGGAGGGCTACCAGGCCGACAAGGTCAACTCGGTGGTGCTCTTCACCGACGGCCAGAACGAGGACGCGAACAGCATCAGCCGCGACGAACTGATCGCGCAGCTGAAGGAGAAGTCGGACGCCAAGCGCCCGGTCCGGGTGATCCTGATCGGCATCGGCAACGAGGTCAACAAGGAAGAGCTGGAGAGCATCGCGGCGGCCGGTGGCGGTGGCGCGTTCGTCGCGCAGGACCCGGCGAAGATCGACGAGATCTTCCTGCAGGCGATCGCCTCCCGCGCCGCGACGGTCGGCTGA
- a CDS encoding MarR family winged helix-turn-helix transcriptional regulator → MAVQHGPNRPDPILAPASAVPAATAVSADAAAIDEAAEALLGVWDTAREKATNRLSGSQLRALLVVEQDEGINLGRLAGSLGMILSSASRLCDRLVAAGMLEREPGRADRREIALILTSAGRALLDEVRAERRAQLSGVLARMSPSSRAALVTGLQAFSAATRPAAEESATAARTA, encoded by the coding sequence ATGGCCGTACAGCACGGGCCAAACCGGCCGGATCCCATCCTCGCCCCAGCGTCGGCGGTCCCAGCAGCGACCGCCGTCTCGGCCGACGCCGCCGCGATCGACGAGGCAGCCGAGGCACTGCTGGGTGTCTGGGACACCGCCCGGGAAAAGGCCACCAATCGCCTCTCGGGCTCGCAGTTGCGGGCCCTGCTGGTCGTTGAGCAGGACGAGGGCATCAACCTGGGCCGCCTCGCCGGAAGCCTCGGCATGATCCTCTCTTCTGCCAGCCGCCTCTGCGACCGCCTGGTCGCGGCCGGCATGCTGGAGCGCGAGCCGGGCCGCGCGGACCGGCGGGAGATCGCGCTGATCCTCACCTCGGCCGGGCGCGCGCTGCTGGACGAGGTCCGCGCCGAGCGCCGTGCCCAGCTCTCCGGCGTCCTGGCGCGGATGTCGCCGTCCTCGCGCGCCGCGCTGGTGACCGGGCTGCAGGCGTTCAGCGCCGCGACCCGGCCGGCCGCCGAGGAGTCCGCCACCGCTGCGCGCACCGCCTGA
- a CDS encoding ROK family transcriptional regulator has translation MISGISAAGTPVRQASLRQHNLRLVLAQIALSSPQSRADVAAATGLTRATVSTLVDDLVSGRLLREVSPAPRSGAGRPGVGLVLNDADGPAGLGLEINVDYLAACVLDLAGAVRHREIQPGDRRGDSPARVLAAAATLAERARLAAEDQGLTIAGTAVAVPGLVSPDGTIRLAPNLGWRDVDASGFTPGPLTVENEANLAAIGELHHGSPAGSASFLYVSGEIGIGAGIVLHGSLFRGARGWSGELGHVAVDPDGPACRCGAHGCLEQYAGQEALLPPGSTVGDLAARASSGDAAALDRLSAAASALGVTIAGVINLLDVDTVVLGGIYAPLAPWLSPGIEAQIASRVLTAGWSPVHVRPAGLGSDAAVVGAAGAIIRAVHEEPAAWLVETSPGTP, from the coding sequence GTGATTTCCGGGATCTCCGCGGCCGGCACGCCGGTGCGGCAGGCGAGTCTGCGACAGCACAACCTTCGGCTGGTGCTGGCCCAGATCGCGCTGTCGAGCCCACAGTCGCGCGCCGACGTCGCCGCCGCCACCGGCCTCACTCGCGCCACGGTCTCCACTCTCGTCGACGATCTCGTCTCCGGCAGGCTGTTGCGCGAGGTCTCGCCGGCTCCGCGCAGCGGCGCCGGCCGGCCCGGCGTCGGGCTGGTGCTCAACGACGCGGACGGACCGGCCGGGCTCGGTCTGGAGATCAACGTCGACTACCTGGCCGCGTGCGTACTGGACCTGGCCGGTGCGGTCCGGCACCGGGAGATCCAGCCCGGCGACCGGCGCGGCGACTCGCCCGCCCGGGTGCTGGCCGCGGCCGCCACGCTGGCCGAGCGCGCCCGCCTGGCGGCGGAGGATCAAGGACTGACCATCGCCGGTACGGCCGTGGCCGTGCCCGGCCTGGTCTCGCCGGACGGCACGATCCGCCTCGCGCCGAACCTGGGCTGGCGGGACGTGGACGCGTCCGGCTTCACCCCGGGTCCACTGACCGTGGAGAACGAGGCGAACCTGGCCGCGATCGGCGAGCTGCACCACGGCTCGCCGGCCGGTTCGGCGAGCTTCCTCTACGTCTCCGGCGAGATCGGCATCGGCGCCGGCATCGTGCTGCACGGCAGCCTGTTCCGCGGCGCCCGCGGCTGGAGCGGCGAACTCGGCCACGTCGCGGTCGACCCGGACGGCCCCGCCTGCCGGTGCGGCGCGCACGGCTGCCTGGAGCAGTACGCGGGCCAGGAGGCGCTGCTCCCACCGGGCAGCACGGTCGGCGACCTCGCGGCCCGCGCGTCGTCCGGCGACGCCGCCGCGCTCGACCGGCTGTCGGCCGCCGCGTCCGCGCTCGGCGTCACCATCGCCGGCGTGATCAACCTGCTGGACGTGGACACGGTGGTGCTCGGCGGGATCTACGCACCGCTCGCGCCGTGGCTCTCCCCCGGCATCGAGGCGCAGATCGCGTCCAGGGTGCTGACCGCGGGCTGGTCACCGGTGCACGTCCGGCCCGCCGGGCTCGGCAGCGACGCGGCCGTCGTCGGCGCGGCCGGTGCCATCATCCGCGCCGTGCACGAGGAGCCCGCCGCCTGGCTCGTCGAGACCTCACCCGGTACGCCATAG
- a CDS encoding GntR family transcriptional regulator yields MRPVRRLTLTDDVYTSVQTLIMDHAVAPGEKINIDALARRLQVSPTPVREALARLESDGLVRKRALVGYTASPLLSRAEFEDLIEMRLLLEPAAAAKAVHAEDLRAEADLPVQPDAPGFQGIAGFTAQDARFHHRVAELSGNGMLHDAIVRLRSHLHLFRLNFPQSHYGTSAAEHHRIVDAIAAGDGAAAGAAMHDHITAARERHLSYFGS; encoded by the coding sequence ATGCGCCCGGTACGGAGACTCACGCTCACCGATGACGTCTACACGTCCGTGCAGACACTGATCATGGATCACGCGGTCGCGCCGGGCGAGAAGATCAACATCGACGCGCTGGCACGCCGTCTGCAGGTCTCCCCCACGCCGGTACGGGAGGCGCTGGCCCGGCTGGAGTCCGACGGGCTGGTCCGCAAGCGCGCGCTGGTCGGCTACACCGCGTCGCCGCTGCTCAGCCGCGCGGAGTTCGAGGATCTGATCGAGATGCGGCTGCTGCTGGAACCGGCCGCGGCGGCGAAGGCGGTCCACGCCGAAGACCTGCGCGCCGAGGCGGACCTGCCGGTGCAGCCGGACGCGCCGGGCTTCCAGGGCATCGCCGGGTTCACCGCGCAGGACGCCCGGTTCCACCACCGGGTCGCGGAGCTGTCCGGCAACGGCATGCTGCACGACGCGATCGTCCGGCTCCGCTCGCACCTGCACCTGTTCCGGCTCAACTTCCCGCAGAGCCACTACGGGACCAGCGCGGCCGAGCACCACCGGATCGTCGACGCGATCGCGGCCGGGGACGGCGCCGCGGCCGGTGCGGCGATGCACGACCACATCACCGCCGCCCGCGAGCGGCACCTGTCCTACTTCGGGAGCTGA
- a CDS encoding aldo/keto reductase — protein sequence MDPAARIRLGGSDVLVTRLGLGLAPIGGLYAPVGDETATAVVDRAWERGIRLFGTAPLYGHGLSERRAGAALRDRPRHQLVLSTKAGRLIVPGGARDPLWAESTSRAVFDFSAAGIRRSVEESLDRLGLDRVDLLHLHDPDDHYLPALHEALPALAELRRSGAVGAISIGMNQASMPAAFIRAMGAPGPDAVMVAGRYTLLDQSALDDLLPLAARRGISVLAAAPYNSGLLADPRPGSRFDYAPARRELLDRALKIKDICRGYGIPLRAAALQFAFGHPAVAAVVCGARTPAEVDDNVDLTALPIPAELWTALRTEGLLPAHVPTPT from the coding sequence ATGGACCCGGCGGCACGCATCCGGCTCGGCGGCAGCGACGTGCTGGTCACCCGGCTCGGCCTCGGTCTTGCCCCGATCGGTGGCCTCTATGCCCCGGTCGGCGACGAGACCGCCACGGCCGTCGTCGACCGTGCCTGGGAGCGCGGGATCCGGCTGTTCGGCACCGCGCCGCTCTACGGTCACGGGCTCTCCGAGCGGCGGGCCGGCGCCGCGCTCCGCGACCGGCCGCGCCACCAGCTCGTGCTCTCCACCAAGGCCGGCCGGCTGATCGTCCCGGGCGGCGCGCGCGACCCGCTGTGGGCCGAGTCGACGTCGCGCGCGGTCTTCGACTTCTCCGCCGCCGGGATCCGCCGCTCGGTGGAGGAGAGCCTGGACCGGCTCGGCCTGGACCGGGTGGATCTGCTGCACCTGCACGACCCGGACGACCACTATCTGCCCGCGCTGCACGAGGCGCTGCCGGCCCTGGCCGAGCTGCGCAGGTCCGGCGCGGTCGGCGCGATCAGCATCGGGATGAACCAGGCGTCGATGCCGGCCGCGTTCATCCGCGCGATGGGCGCGCCCGGCCCGGACGCGGTCATGGTCGCCGGCCGCTACACGCTGCTCGACCAGTCCGCCCTGGACGACCTGCTGCCGCTCGCCGCCCGCCGCGGCATCTCCGTGCTGGCCGCGGCGCCGTACAACTCCGGCCTGCTGGCCGACCCGCGACCCGGCTCCCGCTTCGACTACGCACCGGCCCGGCGCGAGCTGCTCGACCGGGCCCTCAAGATCAAGGACATCTGCCGGGGGTACGGGATTCCGCTGCGCGCCGCCGCGCTCCAGTTCGCCTTCGGCCACCCGGCGGTGGCGGCCGTTGTCTGCGGCGCGCGCACCCCGGCCGAGGTCGACGACAACGTGGACCTGACCGCGCTGCCGATCCCGGCCGAGCTCTGGACCGCGCTGCGGACCGAGGGTCTGCTGCCCGCCCACGTGCCCACGCCGACCTGA
- a CDS encoding sugar transferase: MTSVTLAPSSATQPDDTQRDASVATLRRRQHRYVRTLVVIDAAVVALAVLAGYVGRFYDTPVIGVDVPYYVILPVLAVVWLLSLKAAHCYDDRVLGYGADEYRRIFAASGRMAAGVAITGYIIDIGVARGFLAISFALGTVLLIAARWAARQHLHRQRRTGRGWARRVLVVGDAPHVLELVHTLRREPYAGYQVVGACIPDALLAPVPQRLGDVPVVGSFRGILDAVAATGVDTVAVTASGELTAGRLRRLGWQLEGTDVDLVLAPALTDVAGPRIHTRPVAGLPLIHVESPEFRGGRKLIKELLDRSIALVLTLVALPVMTAIAIAIKIDSHGPVIFRQTRVGLDSREFGVYKFRTMVTNADALLAELTAKNETDGLMFKMRNDPRVTRVGRFLRKWSLDELPQLFNVLLGHMSLVGPRPPLPSEVARYDGDLARRLLVKPGMTGLWQVSGRSDLSWEDGVRLDLFYVENWSLAADLTILWKTVGAVVRSRGAY; this comes from the coding sequence ATGACGTCAGTGACGCTCGCGCCGTCGTCCGCGACGCAGCCGGACGACACCCAGCGGGACGCCTCGGTGGCCACGCTCCGTCGCCGGCAGCACCGCTACGTCCGTACCCTCGTGGTGATCGACGCTGCCGTGGTCGCGCTTGCCGTCCTGGCCGGTTACGTCGGGCGGTTCTACGACACCCCGGTCATCGGCGTGGACGTGCCGTACTACGTGATCCTGCCGGTCCTCGCGGTGGTCTGGCTGCTGTCGCTGAAGGCCGCGCACTGCTACGACGACCGGGTGCTCGGCTACGGCGCGGACGAGTACCGCCGGATCTTCGCGGCCAGCGGGCGGATGGCCGCCGGCGTCGCGATCACCGGCTACATCATCGACATCGGCGTCGCCCGTGGCTTCCTGGCCATCTCGTTCGCGCTCGGCACGGTCCTGCTGATCGCCGCGCGGTGGGCGGCCCGCCAGCACCTGCACCGCCAGCGCCGCACCGGCCGCGGCTGGGCCCGCCGGGTGCTGGTCGTCGGCGACGCCCCGCACGTGCTGGAGCTGGTACACACGCTGCGCCGCGAGCCGTACGCCGGATACCAGGTGGTCGGCGCCTGCATCCCGGACGCGCTGCTCGCTCCGGTACCGCAGCGTCTCGGCGACGTGCCGGTGGTCGGGTCGTTCCGTGGCATCCTGGACGCGGTCGCCGCCACCGGCGTGGACACGGTCGCGGTCACCGCGTCCGGCGAACTGACCGCCGGCCGTCTCCGCCGCCTCGGCTGGCAGCTGGAGGGCACGGACGTCGACCTGGTGCTGGCGCCCGCGCTGACCGACGTGGCCGGCCCGCGCATCCACACCCGCCCGGTCGCCGGTCTCCCGCTCATCCACGTCGAGTCGCCGGAGTTCCGCGGCGGCCGCAAGCTCATCAAGGAGCTGCTCGACCGCAGCATCGCGCTGGTGCTCACGCTGGTCGCGCTACCGGTGATGACCGCCATCGCGATCGCCATCAAGATCGACAGCCACGGCCCGGTCATCTTCCGCCAGACCCGCGTCGGCCTGGACTCGCGCGAGTTCGGCGTCTACAAGTTCCGCACCATGGTCACCAACGCGGACGCGCTGCTCGCCGAGCTGACGGCCAAGAACGAGACCGACGGCCTGATGTTCAAGATGCGCAATGATCCGCGGGTCACCCGCGTCGGCCGGTTCCTGCGCAAGTGGTCGCTGGACGAGCTGCCGCAGCTGTTCAACGTGCTGCTCGGCCACATGAGCCTGGTCGGCCCGCGTCCGCCGCTGCCCTCCGAGGTGGCCCGGTACGACGGCGATCTCGCCCGGCGCCTCCTGGTCAAGCCCGGCATGACCGGGCTCTGGCAGGTCAGTGGCCGCTCCGACCTGTCCTGGGAGGACGGCGTCCGGCTCGACCTCTTCTACGTCGAGAACTGGTCGCTGGCCGCCGACCTCACCATCCTGTGGAAGACGGTCGGCGCGGTGGTGCGCTCGCGCGGAGCCTACTGA
- a CDS encoding (Fe-S)-binding protein yields the protein MRIALFITCVNDLMYPDTGRAVVSILERLGHTVDFPEAQTCCGQMHANSGYRAEAMPMVRGFVGTFRRYDAVVAPSGSCVAMVRDSYPRLALGDPDLERGVAEVAPRTYELAELLVDVLGVTDLGAVFPHTVTYHPTCHGLRMLRLGDKPLALLRAVRGLQLRELAGAAECCGFGGTFAVKNAGVSAAMLADKCGAVDDTGAEYVVAADNSCLTHIGGGLSRRATSTARPIHYAEILASTGSAS from the coding sequence GTGCGGATAGCGCTCTTCATCACCTGCGTGAACGACCTGATGTACCCGGACACCGGCAGGGCCGTGGTATCCATTCTGGAGCGCCTCGGGCACACCGTCGACTTCCCGGAGGCGCAGACCTGCTGCGGCCAGATGCACGCGAACAGCGGCTACCGCGCGGAGGCGATGCCGATGGTGCGCGGGTTCGTGGGCACGTTCCGGCGCTACGACGCGGTGGTGGCCCCGTCCGGCTCCTGCGTGGCGATGGTGCGCGACTCGTACCCCCGGCTGGCCCTCGGCGATCCCGATCTGGAGCGGGGTGTGGCGGAGGTGGCGCCGCGCACGTACGAACTCGCGGAACTGCTGGTCGACGTGCTGGGCGTGACGGACCTGGGCGCGGTCTTCCCGCACACGGTGACGTATCACCCGACCTGTCACGGGCTGCGCATGCTGCGCCTCGGCGACAAGCCGCTGGCGCTGCTGCGCGCGGTGCGCGGTCTCCAGCTGCGCGAGCTGGCCGGCGCGGCGGAGTGCTGCGGGTTCGGCGGCACGTTCGCGGTGAAGAACGCCGGGGTCTCGGCCGCGATGCTGGCCGACAAGTGCGGCGCGGTCGACGACACCGGCGCCGAGTACGTCGTCGCGGCGGACAACTCGTGCCTGACGCACATCGGCGGCGGGCTGTCCCGCCGTGCCACGTCGACCGCGAGACCGATCCACTACGCCGAGATCCTCGCCAGCACCGGGAGTGCATCGTGA